In Brevibacterium zhoupengii, the following are encoded in one genomic region:
- the folE gene encoding GTP cyclohydrolase I FolE, which yields MSELEGVPEILGEAPAGTGNKVDQARIAAAVREILIAVGEDPDREGLLETPSRVARAYEEVFAGLHRDPAEVLGVTFDISHEEMVLVRDIDLYSTCEHHLVPFHGVAHIGYIPSKNGKVTGLSKLARLVEIYARRPQVQERLTTQIADALVEHLEPQGAIVVVEAEHLCMTMRGVRKPGASTITSAVRGQLRETASRAEAMSLILRR from the coding sequence ATGTCTGAGCTCGAAGGGGTACCGGAGATCCTCGGTGAGGCTCCTGCCGGTACCGGCAACAAGGTCGATCAGGCGAGGATCGCCGCCGCAGTGCGAGAGATCCTCATCGCCGTCGGTGAGGATCCTGACCGGGAAGGTCTGCTCGAGACCCCGTCCAGGGTCGCTCGAGCCTATGAGGAGGTCTTCGCCGGGCTCCACCGGGACCCGGCCGAGGTGCTGGGCGTGACCTTCGACATCAGTCACGAAGAGATGGTCCTCGTGCGCGACATCGACCTGTACTCGACGTGCGAACACCACCTGGTGCCGTTCCACGGAGTCGCTCACATCGGCTACATTCCCAGTAAGAACGGCAAGGTCACAGGTCTGTCCAAACTGGCACGGCTGGTTGAGATCTACGCTCGCAGGCCCCAGGTCCAGGAGCGGCTGACGACTCAGATCGCCGATGCACTCGTCGAACACCTCGAGCCCCAAGGCGCGATCGTCGTCGTCGAGGCAGAACATCTGTGCATGACGATGCGAGGAGTCCGCAAGCCAGGCGCCTCGACCATCACGTCAGCGGTGCGCGGGCAGCTGCGCGAAACAGCATCGCGAGCAGAAGCCATGAGTCTGATCCTCCGGAGGTAG
- a CDS encoding PH domain-containing protein, which yields MSREFNYLSGTDADFNRVSPKYGLKETIATLTILVPMIIVALVFAIIFTSEVPWLHAIWAVLVAFTVFLIVIILRQAKAIGYAERADDLLIRRGIMFHKATVVPYGRLQFVDVDAGPIDRMFGLATVKLHTASASTDATIPGLPRAEADRLRDSLAGLGQANLAGL from the coding sequence GTGAGCCGCGAATTCAACTATCTGTCCGGAACAGATGCCGACTTCAACAGGGTCAGCCCCAAATACGGACTCAAGGAGACGATCGCGACACTGACGATCCTCGTCCCGATGATCATCGTGGCACTCGTCTTCGCCATCATCTTCACCTCCGAGGTGCCCTGGCTGCATGCGATCTGGGCCGTGCTCGTGGCATTCACCGTCTTCCTCATCGTCATCATCCTCCGCCAGGCCAAGGCCATCGGCTACGCGGAGAGGGCAGATGACCTCCTCATCCGGCGAGGAATCATGTTCCACAAAGCCACGGTCGTCCCGTATGGCCGACTGCAGTTCGTCGACGTAGATGCCGGGCCCATCGATCGGATGTTCGGCCTGGCCACCGTGAAGCTGCACACTGCCTCGGCGTCCACAGACGCGACCATTCCGGGTCTGCCCCGGGCAGAGGCCGATCGCCTGCGCGACAGCCTCGCCGGCCTGGGCCAGGCCAACTTGGCAGGGCTGTGA
- a CDS encoding Rossmann-like and DUF2520 domain-containing protein — MSHPGMNQDDAPRLGIGIIGCGKVGATIGAAWRDAGHAIIGVSATSAASLQRAEDMLPGVPVLPPDDIADRAELLLFAVPDDEIESLVSGLAKVSRIHSGQILVHCSGRYGTDVLEAGTSLGALPIALHPSLSFTGTAVDLARLRQSTIAVTAPAPIRPVGQALVVEIGAEPIDVAEADRPLYHAAITHASNHTITIISEAMEMLAEAGVSDPSRVLTALVDASVTNTLQNGSKALTGPVSRGDVGTVSAHLAALSEFSLNVSNPSARNSYIALARSTTAKALGLGRITDSQAQEILSRLD; from the coding sequence ATGAGCCACCCGGGAATGAACCAGGACGACGCCCCTCGCCTGGGGATCGGCATCATCGGGTGCGGAAAGGTCGGGGCGACCATCGGAGCCGCCTGGCGAGATGCCGGTCACGCGATCATCGGTGTCAGCGCCACCTCGGCGGCGAGCCTGCAACGAGCCGAGGACATGCTCCCAGGCGTGCCGGTCCTGCCCCCGGACGACATCGCAGACCGTGCCGAACTCCTCCTCTTCGCTGTCCCCGACGATGAGATCGAATCCCTTGTCAGCGGCCTGGCAAAGGTCTCACGGATCCATTCCGGACAGATCCTCGTCCACTGCTCGGGCCGGTACGGAACCGATGTCCTCGAAGCCGGGACCAGCCTCGGCGCGCTGCCGATCGCACTGCACCCATCGCTGTCCTTCACCGGCACCGCAGTCGATTTGGCGCGGCTGCGACAGTCGACGATCGCCGTGACCGCACCGGCACCGATCCGCCCAGTCGGACAGGCCCTCGTCGTCGAGATAGGCGCCGAACCCATCGATGTGGCTGAGGCAGACCGACCCCTGTACCACGCGGCCATCACCCACGCCTCGAATCACACCATCACGATCATCAGCGAAGCCATGGAGATGCTCGCCGAGGCGGGTGTGAGTGACCCATCACGTGTGCTCACAGCCCTCGTCGATGCGAGCGTGACGAACACCCTGCAGAACGGGTCGAAGGCACTGACAGGGCCCGTCAGCCGGGGCGACGTGGGAACAGTGAGTGCGCACCTGGCGGCGCTGAGCGAGTTCAGTCTCAACGTGTCGAACCCGTCGGCCCGCAACAGCTACATTGCTCTGGCCAGGTCCACCACGGCCAAGGCACTGGGCCTGGGACGCATCACGGACTCACAGGCACAGGAGATCCTGTCCCGGTTGGACTGA
- a CDS encoding PH domain-containing protein — translation MAEEGSNDEPTSTSASTEESADEASGHGAAAPEVWHRVHPLTPILESLGVLVGIFIAAAYGLQNFMQTAIEDLARGDGVDLGFAGWLRSHPLVILGVVGGLILILLITALFSWMAWKVMGYRIDSEAIYYRRGLLSKKLRKARLDRVQSIDLQQKLLPRILGMAELVFDVAGGTDSNISLKYLSKKRAETLRDELLSAVRAKKRGTQQWERTPTAGRSAEAAATSVPVAVNAPTADSSADSSGGSSETDDSAGIAGEPALDRTVPERRDDSIGVRLSKRLGSLADGASHEAESSINELLAPYQVSANVNEEGEIIRVPVHRVVVSSLLKSETIISLLVVLLVIGVSIALLVLGLTEAFIPMIVAVIPGLFTAFSAFRKNLDNANFVVKLGENGLAVNHGLVSTSRKVIPLDRLQAVCLHQPLLWRKAGWWKVEFNIASAGGSGESNILLPVGDIDQALLMVGLALPEPQLPDDISAATLVRSAMYDRKSEDPQAGRAEELFHGQPRSSRLIDPLVWKRRAYAVTGSLLVLRMGVLDRRVDFVPHVRVQSMSYHQGPLMRSLGLGTVAVHSTAGPIDPRVTHQNVDEAKQFFSEHSERTRLARQRYDEEARTAKEGRL, via the coding sequence ATGGCCGAGGAAGGTTCGAACGACGAGCCGACAAGTACCTCTGCTTCCACTGAGGAATCCGCAGACGAAGCCTCTGGCCACGGTGCCGCCGCACCCGAGGTGTGGCACCGGGTCCACCCGCTGACGCCGATTCTTGAGAGCCTCGGCGTGCTCGTGGGTATCTTCATCGCCGCCGCCTACGGTCTGCAGAACTTCATGCAGACCGCCATCGAGGACCTGGCGAGGGGCGATGGTGTGGATCTGGGGTTCGCCGGTTGGCTGCGCAGCCATCCCCTCGTCATCCTCGGCGTCGTCGGTGGACTCATCCTCATCCTCCTCATCACCGCGCTCTTCAGCTGGATGGCGTGGAAGGTCATGGGCTATCGGATCGATTCCGAAGCCATCTACTATCGGCGCGGTCTGCTGTCGAAGAAGCTGCGTAAGGCCCGACTCGACCGGGTGCAGTCGATCGACCTGCAGCAGAAGCTCCTGCCTAGGATTCTGGGAATGGCGGAACTCGTCTTCGATGTCGCCGGTGGGACCGATTCCAACATCTCCCTGAAGTACCTGTCGAAGAAGCGTGCGGAAACACTCCGCGATGAGCTCCTCTCCGCCGTCCGCGCGAAGAAGCGGGGCACCCAGCAGTGGGAGCGAACCCCAACCGCAGGCCGATCGGCCGAGGCAGCAGCAACTTCCGTTCCAGTTGCTGTCAATGCGCCCACGGCAGATTCCTCGGCAGATTCGTCGGGTGGGTCCAGCGAGACGGATGATTCCGCAGGCATCGCAGGTGAGCCTGCCCTCGACCGCACCGTGCCCGAACGTCGCGATGACAGCATCGGCGTACGCCTGAGCAAACGCCTCGGATCCTTGGCCGACGGCGCTTCACACGAGGCAGAGTCGAGCATCAACGAACTCCTGGCTCCCTACCAGGTCTCCGCCAACGTCAACGAGGAAGGCGAGATCATCCGGGTGCCAGTGCACCGGGTCGTGGTCTCCTCATTGCTGAAGTCGGAGACGATCATCTCACTCCTCGTCGTCCTCCTCGTCATCGGAGTGTCGATCGCCTTGCTCGTCTTGGGACTGACTGAGGCATTCATCCCGATGATCGTCGCAGTCATCCCCGGCCTCTTCACGGCGTTCTCCGCCTTCAGGAAGAACCTGGACAACGCGAACTTCGTGGTCAAGCTGGGAGAGAACGGACTGGCCGTCAACCACGGACTCGTCTCCACCTCCCGCAAGGTCATTCCCCTCGACCGGCTGCAAGCCGTCTGCCTCCACCAGCCTCTGCTGTGGCGGAAGGCCGGATGGTGGAAGGTCGAATTCAACATCGCCAGCGCCGGCGGTTCCGGTGAGTCCAACATCCTCCTGCCCGTCGGTGACATCGACCAGGCACTGCTCATGGTGGGCCTCGCACTGCCCGAGCCGCAGCTGCCGGACGACATCAGCGCAGCGACCCTGGTGCGCTCTGCCATGTATGACCGCAAGTCCGAGGACCCACAGGCGGGGAGGGCAGAAGAACTCTTCCACGGCCAACCGCGTTCCTCACGACTCATCGATCCATTGGTGTGGAAGCGGCGAGCCTACGCGGTGACCGGTTCCCTGCTCGTGCTGCGCATGGGTGTCCTTGACCGTCGCGTCGACTTCGTGCCCCACGTGAGAGTGCAGTCGATGAGCTACCACCAGGGCCCGCTCATGCGTTCGTTGGGTCTGGGCACGGTCGCCGTGCACTCCACAGCCGGACCCATCGACCCTCGAGTCACCCACCAGAACGTCGATGAGGCGAAGCAGTTCTTCAGCGAACATTCCGAACGCACTCGACTTGCGCGGCAACGCTACGACGAGGAAGCCCGCACAGCCAAGGAAGGCAGACTATGA
- the ftsH gene encoding ATP-dependent zinc metalloprotease FtsH, whose product MAESNKRRPLLNKATKGPLVWIVLALLVVSIGALLFSRVGFSQIDTQKGLELLQDDKVEQAKIVDKDQRVDLTLKDDLTIDDQDFGKKVQFFYVEQRGEQIVKAVDSAEPSKGYTDEVPKQSWLMSLLGTLIPFVIIFVVFWFLISQMSGGKMMNFGKSKAKLVNKENPDVTFKDVAGVDEALEELEEIKEFLAEPEKFKAVGAKIPKGVLLYGQPGTGKTLLAKAVAGEAGVPFYSISGSDFVEMYVGVGASRVRDLFEQAKTNAPCIIFIDEIDAVGRQRGAGMGGGHDEREQTLNQLLVEMDGFDVKTNVILIAATNRPDVLDPALLRPGRFDRQIPVEAPDMKGREHILEVHSEGKPLADDVDLGQIAKRTPGFSGADLANVLNEAALLTARENSKVIDNRILDEAIDRVIAGPQKRTRLMNDKERLITAYHEGGHALVAAAMNQTDPVTKVTILPRGRALGYTMVMPSEDKYSTTRNELLDQLAYAMGGRVAEEVVFHDPTTGASNDIEKATNIARKMVTQYGMSDKLGMVKIGDDQGEPFAGRGYGGGDEYGDATLSSIDHEVREIIDAAHADAYWALTHNRDVLDDLAYQLLERETLDQAALAEIFTPIVKRPTRDVWLANDERPVSERGPIDPPAPLSGDRSGKGNGHPEVDTTDVPGAGPTGVNGPHVPHNPTGPINPNDPTGPTGPHSAPGNGPEGPTNPGGPNNSDGGRENGY is encoded by the coding sequence ATGGCCGAGTCGAATAAGCGTCGCCCACTGCTCAACAAGGCGACGAAAGGCCCATTGGTCTGGATCGTTCTGGCACTTCTCGTAGTGTCCATTGGTGCTCTGCTCTTCAGCCGAGTCGGATTCAGCCAGATCGACACCCAGAAAGGTCTCGAGCTTCTCCAAGACGACAAGGTCGAACAGGCGAAGATCGTCGACAAGGATCAGCGCGTCGACCTGACCCTCAAGGACGACCTCACCATCGACGATCAGGACTTCGGCAAGAAGGTTCAGTTCTTCTACGTGGAGCAGCGTGGAGAGCAGATCGTCAAGGCCGTGGACTCGGCCGAGCCCAGCAAGGGATACACCGACGAGGTGCCCAAGCAGAGCTGGCTCATGTCCCTGTTGGGAACCCTGATTCCCTTCGTCATCATCTTCGTCGTCTTCTGGTTCCTCATCTCGCAGATGTCGGGCGGGAAGATGATGAACTTCGGCAAGTCGAAGGCGAAGCTGGTCAACAAGGAGAATCCGGACGTCACATTCAAGGATGTCGCCGGAGTCGACGAGGCTCTCGAAGAGCTCGAGGAGATCAAGGAGTTCCTGGCCGAACCGGAGAAGTTCAAGGCCGTCGGTGCCAAGATCCCCAAGGGCGTCCTCCTCTACGGTCAGCCCGGTACCGGTAAGACCCTGCTTGCGAAGGCTGTGGCCGGTGAAGCCGGTGTTCCCTTCTACTCGATCTCGGGTTCGGACTTCGTCGAGATGTACGTCGGTGTCGGCGCCTCACGTGTGCGCGACCTGTTCGAGCAGGCCAAGACCAACGCCCCCTGCATCATCTTCATCGACGAGATCGACGCCGTCGGCCGCCAGCGCGGTGCCGGCATGGGCGGCGGCCACGATGAGCGCGAACAGACGCTCAACCAGCTGCTCGTCGAAATGGACGGCTTCGACGTCAAGACCAACGTCATCCTCATCGCCGCGACCAACCGCCCCGATGTGCTCGACCCAGCACTTCTGCGTCCCGGTCGCTTCGACCGTCAGATCCCGGTCGAGGCCCCGGACATGAAGGGCCGTGAACACATCCTCGAGGTCCACTCCGAAGGCAAGCCGCTCGCGGACGATGTAGACCTGGGACAGATCGCCAAGCGCACACCCGGCTTCTCCGGCGCGGACCTGGCCAACGTCCTCAACGAGGCAGCCCTGCTGACCGCGCGCGAGAACTCGAAGGTCATCGACAACCGCATCCTCGACGAAGCCATCGACCGCGTCATCGCCGGACCGCAGAAACGCACCCGCCTGATGAATGACAAGGAACGTCTCATCACCGCCTACCACGAGGGCGGACACGCCCTGGTTGCTGCTGCGATGAACCAGACCGACCCGGTCACCAAGGTCACCATCCTGCCCCGCGGCCGAGCTCTCGGCTACACCATGGTCATGCCGAGCGAGGACAAGTACTCAACGACTCGCAACGAACTCCTTGACCAGCTGGCCTACGCCATGGGTGGCCGCGTGGCCGAAGAAGTCGTGTTCCACGACCCCACCACCGGCGCGAGCAATGACATCGAGAAGGCGACGAACATCGCCCGCAAGATGGTCACCCAGTACGGTATGAGTGACAAGCTGGGCATGGTCAAGATCGGCGACGATCAAGGCGAACCATTTGCCGGACGCGGCTACGGCGGGGGCGACGAGTACGGTGACGCGACGCTGTCCTCGATCGACCATGAGGTGCGAGAGATCATCGACGCCGCCCACGCCGACGCCTACTGGGCGCTGACGCACAACCGTGACGTTCTCGACGACCTCGCCTACCAGCTGCTCGAGCGGGAGACTCTCGATCAGGCGGCATTGGCTGAGATCTTCACCCCCATCGTCAAGCGCCCCACGCGCGATGTGTGGCTGGCCAACGATGAACGTCCGGTTTCCGAGCGCGGCCCGATCGATCCACCGGCTCCGCTCAGCGGCGACCGCAGCGGCAAGGGCAACGGTCACCCGGAAGTCGACACCACCGACGTACCGGGCGCCGGTCCGACGGGTGTGAACGGACCTCATGTTCCGCACAACCCCACGGGTCCGATCAACCCCAATGATCCGACCGGACCGACCGGTCCACACAGCGCACCTGGCAACGGTCCCGAGGGTCCGACGAATCCAGGTGGCCCGAACAATTCCGACGGCGGCAGGGAGAACGGCTACTGA
- the folK gene encoding 2-amino-4-hydroxy-6-hydroxymethyldihydropteridine diphosphokinase, translating into MSGQRDRIELRGLTVRGNHGVFDFEKREGQDFIIDVTLHTSVSRAAASDDIADTIHYGELAEDVAHIVEDNTFDLIETLGARIADHCLTLAEHVEVVVHKPGAPIERSFNDVSVTVNRSRHDAGVGAAPPGGVTGETALGEHEAYFNLGANLGDAADTLDQAAAALDRHPKITVQRRSSLYRTAPWGGVEQNDFLNLGLIVTTSLPAVELLAVGQGIEVACGRTRDLRWGPRTLDIDLIRYVTHDGELVVDTETLTLPHPRAHERAFVLAPWAELDENVEILTPTGPQSIAAVLAELGDQEITRIPAP; encoded by the coding sequence ATGAGCGGCCAACGGGATCGGATCGAGCTGCGCGGACTGACCGTGCGCGGCAACCACGGGGTCTTCGACTTCGAGAAGCGTGAGGGCCAGGACTTCATCATCGATGTCACCCTTCACACCTCGGTGTCCCGGGCCGCTGCCAGCGACGACATCGCAGACACGATCCACTATGGGGAACTGGCCGAAGACGTCGCACACATCGTGGAGGACAATACCTTCGACCTCATCGAGACTCTGGGCGCGAGGATCGCCGATCACTGTCTGACCCTTGCCGAGCACGTTGAGGTCGTCGTGCACAAGCCCGGTGCCCCGATCGAACGCAGCTTCAACGATGTCAGTGTCACTGTCAACCGTTCCCGCCACGACGCCGGGGTCGGTGCCGCCCCACCGGGGGGAGTGACCGGTGAAACCGCTCTGGGCGAGCACGAGGCATACTTCAATCTCGGGGCCAACCTCGGCGATGCGGCGGACACGCTCGACCAGGCTGCTGCCGCGCTCGACCGACACCCCAAGATCACGGTGCAGAGACGATCGTCGCTGTATCGCACCGCGCCCTGGGGCGGAGTCGAGCAGAACGACTTCCTCAACCTCGGACTCATCGTGACCACCAGCCTGCCCGCCGTCGAACTCCTGGCTGTGGGACAGGGAATCGAGGTCGCCTGCGGACGGACTCGAGATCTGCGGTGGGGGCCGCGTACCCTCGACATCGATCTCATTCGCTACGTCACGCACGACGGTGAGCTCGTCGTCGACACCGAAACACTGACACTGCCACATCCGCGGGCACACGAACGAGCCTTCGTCCTCGCGCCCTGGGCCGAGCTCGACGAGAATGTGGAGATTCTCACGCCCACCGGTCCGCAGTCGATCGCTGCGGTCCTTGCCGAGCTGGGAGACCAGGAAATCACGCGAATCCCGGCACCATAA
- the folP gene encoding dihydropteroate synthase codes for MPTPERTKIMGVLNVTPDSFSDGGRYFDHDSAIAHGLELLASGADIIDVGGESTRPGSVRVDEAEELRRVVPVIRELAAAGATISVDTMRATVAEASLNAGAHIINDVSAGLSDPTMLSVASETAAPVVLMHWRGYLDSASASFHYDDVVAEVIAELKTRIDEAVAVGVKLENIILDPGLGFSKNAEHNWQILAALDEFANLDHRLLVAASRKRFISTLLSPEDPKLAEEAAKDQATAAISALSARAGAWAVRVHEPATSAIAVKVLDAVNSHASTASSEASTAEGQA; via the coding sequence ATGCCCACACCGGAACGCACCAAGATCATGGGCGTACTCAACGTCACGCCTGACTCCTTCTCAGACGGCGGTCGCTACTTCGACCACGACTCCGCCATCGCCCACGGCCTCGAACTGCTGGCTTCCGGTGCTGACATCATCGACGTCGGAGGCGAGTCCACGCGCCCGGGCTCGGTTCGAGTCGACGAGGCCGAAGAGCTGCGCCGGGTCGTTCCTGTCATCCGGGAGCTGGCCGCTGCGGGGGCGACCATCAGCGTCGACACCATGCGAGCCACGGTCGCCGAGGCGTCACTGAACGCCGGCGCCCACATCATCAACGACGTCTCAGCCGGACTCTCTGATCCGACGATGCTGTCCGTCGCGTCCGAGACAGCTGCCCCCGTCGTGCTCATGCATTGGCGCGGGTACCTCGATAGCGCATCGGCGTCCTTCCACTACGACGATGTCGTCGCCGAGGTGATCGCTGAGCTGAAGACGAGAATCGACGAAGCCGTCGCCGTCGGTGTGAAGCTGGAGAACATCATCCTCGATCCGGGCCTGGGATTTTCGAAGAACGCCGAACACAACTGGCAGATCCTCGCGGCCCTCGACGAATTCGCGAACCTGGATCACCGTCTCCTCGTCGCAGCCAGCCGGAAACGATTCATCTCAACCCTGCTCTCACCAGAGGATCCGAAACTCGCCGAGGAAGCGGCGAAGGATCAGGCCACGGCCGCGATCTCGGCACTGTCGGCCCGGGCCGGAGCGTGGGCGGTGCGCGTCCACGAACCGGCCACCTCGGCGATCGCGGTCAAGGTCCTTGACGCCGTGAACTCACATGCTTCGACAGCTAGCTCAGAAGCTTCCACGGCCGAGGGCCAAGCATGA
- a CDS encoding DUF3180 domain-containing protein — MQRTSSSTLAIWAVIGAVLAPVVDVLLESQGFSLPGLPWFAIIGMLILAAVLLVLGWPIKKWNDGDRTKEIDPLQAARVAVMAKASALTGAGLAGWYMGNAAYYFLSAPGIRNDLAAGMLFAMVSAAALMIVGLIVESFCALPPQDPPGAEAA, encoded by the coding sequence ATGCAGCGAACTTCGTCGAGCACTCTCGCCATCTGGGCCGTCATCGGTGCGGTGCTGGCGCCAGTCGTCGACGTGCTGCTCGAAAGTCAGGGGTTCTCCCTGCCTGGACTGCCCTGGTTCGCCATCATCGGAATGCTCATTCTCGCGGCGGTCCTTCTGGTCCTGGGCTGGCCGATCAAGAAATGGAACGACGGCGACCGCACCAAAGAGATCGACCCACTCCAAGCGGCCCGAGTAGCGGTTATGGCTAAGGCCAGCGCCCTGACTGGGGCGGGACTGGCAGGCTGGTATATGGGAAATGCGGCCTACTATTTCCTGTCAGCACCGGGCATCCGCAATGATTTGGCGGCAGGTATGCTTTTCGCTATGGTGTCAGCCGCAGCGTTGATGATCGTCGGCCTGATCGTCGAGAGCTTCTGCGCACTGCCCCCTCAAGACCCACCAGGAGCTGAAGCAGCGTGA
- a CDS encoding histone-like nucleoid-structuring protein Lsr2, whose protein sequence is MAREMRLVLTDDFDGSEASETVRFSLDQGTYELELSTENAEKLRETFAPFIAKARRVANPGGRGRRAGSSSAAGPKRDTAKIREWAQANGYQLGDRGRIPLEIVQAYEAAES, encoded by the coding sequence ATGGCAAGGGAGATGCGACTCGTTCTCACGGATGATTTCGATGGCTCGGAGGCGTCGGAGACCGTGCGCTTCAGCCTCGACCAAGGTACCTACGAACTCGAACTGTCGACAGAGAATGCCGAAAAGCTCCGTGAAACGTTCGCCCCGTTCATCGCCAAAGCCCGCCGGGTAGCCAACCCCGGTGGTCGTGGGCGTCGCGCAGGATCCAGCTCAGCTGCCGGTCCGAAGCGGGACACCGCCAAAATTCGCGAATGGGCACAGGCAAACGGCTACCAGCTGGGCGATCGCGGTCGTATTCCGCTCGAAATCGTTCAGGCATATGAAGCTGCAGAGAGCTGA
- the lysS gene encoding lysine--tRNA ligase, with amino-acid sequence MADTESNTPENADLSPEHLDPEQIRIRKEKRQRLLDSDAEAYPVGIPRTHTLAEVHASHDGLEAGDETEDIVGVVGRVVFVRTTGKLCFVTLQAGDGTRLQGMLSLREVGEERLGDFKTDVDLGDFLFVHGKVIKSKRGELSVLADSWSMASKALRPLPGLHTELAEDTRVRQRYLDLITREEARKTMLTRAEVMSSLRRTFVGQDFVEIETPMLQFMHGGAAARPFKTHMNAYDIDMYLRIAPELFLKRAIVGGIENVFEINRNFRNEGADSTHSPEFAMLEAYQSYGDYHSIADLTKTLVQNAAQEATGSLVVKLEDGEDYDFGGDWTVVSMYETLSAESGVEVTPETGLEVLDKIATDNNVDLGGVFRSHGKYVEELWEHFYQDKLWAPTFVTDFPVDTSPLVREHRTKKGVVEKWDLYVRGFELATGYSELVDPVIQRERFEAQAADAAKGDEEAMGLDEEFLTAMEHGMPPTGGMGMGLDRLLMALTGLGIRETILFPFTKPIASGNTEMAEEG; translated from the coding sequence ATGGCAGATACCGAGTCGAACACGCCCGAAAACGCAGACCTTTCACCCGAACATCTCGATCCTGAGCAGATCCGGATCCGAAAGGAAAAGCGCCAGCGGCTCTTGGACTCCGACGCCGAAGCCTATCCGGTCGGAATTCCGCGCACACATACTCTGGCCGAGGTCCATGCCAGCCATGACGGGCTGGAGGCCGGGGACGAAACCGAGGACATCGTCGGCGTCGTCGGCCGTGTCGTGTTCGTGAGGACCACTGGCAAGCTCTGCTTCGTGACCCTGCAGGCAGGAGATGGAACCCGTCTCCAGGGCATGCTGTCTCTGCGTGAAGTGGGGGAGGAGCGACTCGGCGACTTCAAGACCGACGTCGACCTGGGCGACTTCCTGTTCGTCCATGGCAAGGTCATCAAGTCAAAGCGCGGCGAACTCTCTGTGCTCGCCGATTCCTGGTCGATGGCCAGCAAGGCGCTGCGCCCGCTGCCTGGCCTGCACACCGAGCTCGCTGAGGACACTCGCGTCCGCCAGCGCTACCTCGATCTGATCACCCGCGAAGAAGCACGGAAGACGATGCTGACGCGGGCCGAGGTCATGTCGTCCCTGCGGCGGACGTTCGTCGGACAGGACTTCGTCGAGATCGAGACTCCGATGCTCCAGTTCATGCATGGCGGGGCCGCTGCTCGACCGTTCAAGACACATATGAACGCCTACGACATCGATATGTACCTGCGCATTGCGCCCGAGCTCTTCCTCAAGCGTGCAATCGTCGGCGGCATTGAGAACGTCTTCGAGATCAACCGCAACTTCCGCAACGAAGGTGCTGACTCCACTCACTCACCTGAGTTTGCGATGCTCGAGGCCTACCAGTCCTACGGCGACTACCACTCGATAGCAGATCTGACGAAGACGCTGGTCCAGAACGCCGCGCAGGAAGCCACAGGGTCCCTCGTGGTGAAGCTCGAAGACGGCGAGGACTACGACTTCGGTGGCGACTGGACCGTCGTCAGCATGTACGAGACGCTGTCGGCAGAATCAGGAGTCGAAGTCACCCCGGAAACCGGCCTCGAGGTCCTCGACAAAATCGCTACCGATAACAATGTCGACTTGGGCGGAGTATTCCGCTCGCACGGAAAATACGTTGAAGAGCTGTGGGAGCACTTCTACCAGGACAAGCTGTGGGCACCCACCTTCGTCACCGACTTCCCCGTCGACACTTCACCTCTGGTCCGCGAACACCGGACCAAGAAGGGTGTCGTGGAGAAATGGGATCTCTACGTCCGCGGATTCGAATTGGCTACCGGCTATTCTGAGCTCGTCGATCCGGTCATCCAGCGTGAACGGTTCGAAGCGCAGGCAGCCGATGCGGCCAAGGGCGACGAAGAAGCAATGGGACTTGACGAAGAATTCCTCACTGCCATGGAACACGGAATGCCGCCGACGGGCGGTATGGGAATGGGACTTGATCGTCTGCTCATGGCTTTGACCGGCCTGGGAATTCGAGAGACGATCCTCTTCCCATTCACGAAGCCAATTGCCTCCGGTAATACGGAAATGGCTGAGGAGGGATGA